The Nocardioides zeae genome includes the window TGGTGCCGGGTGCGCCGTCGGCGTACGGGCGGATCGGCAGCGGCAAGCCCATCTCCACCTTCTTCGTGGGCGAGGACGGGCGCCGGGTGACCGGCACGACCTACGTCAGCATCCGCAAGGCCGGCACGGGTTCCGTGACGGCCACGGCGTGGGCGTACGTCGGGCGCACGACCACCGTCGCCACGCCGCGCATCCCGAGCAAGGGCAGCTGGCGCGTCACGGTGACGTTCGTGCCGGACGACCCGCGCTACCGCTCGACCACGCGTGCGTGGTGGCTCTGGGCGACGCCGACGGGTCGCTGACGGTCGGGTCCGCACGGGAAGGCACGCCGGGCCCCCACCTCTGCGGAGGTGGGGGCCCGGTCGTGTTGCGGGGAGGGGGTCAGCGCCTGCTGTCGGACTCCGCGCTGACGACGGGGATCTCGCCCGTCATGCCGAGCTTGTCCTCGACGCGTTCGTCGATGCGCTGGTCGACCTGGTCGCCGAAGTGGTCCTCGAAGTTGGCGACGAGGTCGCTGGTGACCGTCTCGCCCACCTCGTCGGCGAGCACCTTGCGGCGGGCCTTCAGGTCGAGGCGGCGGATCTCGGTGTACTCCGCCTTGAACGCCTTGTAGAGCGCGACGCACATCGCCACCATGATGACGCTGAAGGGCAGCGCGGTCAGGATGGCGCCGGTCTGCAGGGCGCCCAGGCCGCCGGCGACCAGCAGCCCGATCGCGACGAGCGCCTCGATGACGCACCACAGCACCCGGCTCCACCTCGGCGGGTCGGTGTCGCCGCCGGACGCGAGCATGTCGACGACGAGCGAGCCCGAGTCGGAGGACGTCACGAAGAAGATGGCGACGAGCACGATCGCGAGGCCCGACAGCAGGGTGCCGCCCGGGAGGTCGCCCACGAGCCGGAAGAGCACCGACTCCGAGGTGACCGAGCCGTCGGCGTCGAGCAGCCCGCCGTCCCCGAACTTCTCGCGGTAGATCGCCGAGCCGCCGAGGATGGAGAACCAGATGGCCGAGACGGTGGTCGGCACGAGCAGCACGCCGGCGACGAACTCGCGGACGGTGCGGCCGCGCGAGATGCGCGCGATGAAGACGCCGACGAACGGCGCCCACGACATCCACCAACCCCAGTAGAACGTCGTCCAGAGGCCCTGCCACTCCTGGCCCTCCTCGCCGAAGAACGCCGAGGTGTCGAAGCTGTTGGGCACGATCGTGAACAGGTACTCGCCCACGTTCTCCACGAACGACCGCAGCACGAACAGCGTCGGGCCGAGCAGCAGCAGCGCCACCACGAAGATCCCGGCCATGCCGAGGTTGATGTTGGAGAGCCACTTGATGCCCTTGTCGAGGCCCGAGACCACCGAGGCGGTCGCGGCCACGGAGATGAGGACGATCAGCAGCACGAGCAGCGGGGTGCCCGCCTCGTCGACCACCCCGAGGCTCTCGAGGCCCGCGCCGATCTGCGAGACGCCGAGGCCCAGCGACGTCGCGACGCCGGCGATGGTGCCCACGATCGCCACGACGTCGATCGCGTCGCCCAGGCCACCCTTCACGCGGTCGCCCAGCAGCGGCTCGAGCACCCAGCGCAGGGAGACCGAGCGACCCTTGCGGTGGATCGCGTACGCCAGGGCGAGGCCCACGACGACGTAGATCGCCCAGGCGTGGAGGCCCCAGTGCAGGAACGTCTGGCTCATGGCCGCGTGGGCGAGCTCGACGTCGTCGCCCTCCACCCCCGGCTTCGGCGAGGTGTAGAAGTTGAGCGGCTCGGCGGCCCCCCAGAAGACGAGGCCGATGCCCATGCCGGCGGCGAAGAGCATCGAGAACCAGACCAGGAACCCGTACTCGGCGCCCTCGTCGTCCGGACCCAGCCGGATGTCGCCGAAGCGCCCGACGGCGACCCAGATCGCGAAGATCACGAAGCCGGTGACAATGAGGCTGTAGTACCACCCGAAGACGCCGATCACCTCCTCCTGGGCGGCGGAGAAGGCGTCACCGGTGCGTTCGGGGAACGCGATGCTGACCACCACGACGACGGCGAGGATCGCCAGCGCGGGCCAGAAGACGGTGGGGCGGACGGACTGCAGGCGCCGCCGGGACGGCGGCGCGTCGGCGGTGCTCGGGGTGTCGCTCACGGGTGGGATGTCCCTCTCCAGGTCTCGACGGGGGACCGCCACGTTGTCGTCTCCGGGGAGCCCCCGTCAAAGCGAGGGTTCCGCTCAGGTCGCGCCGGCGTCCGCCGAAGAGGGTGGCAACGGACTCCAACCGACTCGGAAAGTGGTGCCCATCGATGCGCACAGTGCTCAACCGCCGGAGGGCCTCGGCCCTCGTCTCCGCCGTCGTCGTCACGGGCGGTCTCGCCCTCGCGGCCCCGGCCCCCGCGCAGGCGGCCTCCGGTCTCTCGGTCGTGGGCGTGCAGTCGTTCTACTTCGGTGGTGAGACCGTCTTCGACTCGTCGCGCGGGCTGACCGTCGTCAACTGGAACGACGCCACGCCGGACACGTCGCACACCTACCGCCTCAAGCTGGACCCCACCGGCAAGGTCGGCTACTTCGACCCCCGCTCGCTCAGCGAGGACGTCGACGGTCCGTGGGACGGCTTCTCCACCGACTACACCGTGGGGAAGCACATGCAGCCGGGCGGCACCTACCAGCTGGTGCTCGAGGAGTGGGACGGCAACCGGCTCGTCGAGTCGAGCCCGACCTTCGACTACACGTTCGCCGAGGTGCAGGCCCCGAGCGCGATGAACGTCGGGACGTCGCTCGTCGGCGGCCGCCAGGCGGTCGTCGCCGGACGCGCCACCTCGATCGGGTTCACCGGGCAGTGGGAGCCGGGCACGCGCTACCGCACGATCGTGGGCGTGGCGGGCGGGACCGCGGCGAAGGACTTCGTCGTGTGCCAGGCGTCCGACTGCGTCGACGCGGGCCTCGGCACGGTCGTGGACTCCGCGACGCCGGTCACCTCGTTCACGGCCCCGGCGTCGCTCGTCGGCAAGACCCTCCGCATCCAGGTGGCGGGCGTGGAGGACGGTCGTCTGCGCAGCACCTTCGACGTGCAGTACCCCGTCGTCGCCGACCCGTCGATGTCGACCGTGCCGGGCGGCTGGATCACCTCGCCGGGCAAGAAGCACGGCGTCGTGCAGACGGGCAAGACCGTCGGCGTCAGCGCGCCGGTCCTCACCGCGACCGCGAAGCAGAAGGGCACGAAGACCTACTACCAGTGGTTCGCGGACGGCACGAAGATCCCGGGGGCGACGAAGGCCAGCTACACGATCCCCCGCAGCCTGAAGGGGCGGACCCTCACCCTCGGCATCCAGTTCTCGGCGCCCGGCTACAAGCCGCTGACCGGCGGCTTCGGCTTCGGCACGGTGCGCTGACCGGCAGCAGCACCCAGCGGCACCCCAGCAACACCCAGCGGCACCCCGTACGGCGCCCGGTCGGACCACTCCGACCGGGCGCCGTCTCGCGTTTCGTCGGCGGCGTCCGCTACCGTGGGCGCACCCAGTGACCTGGGTCACAACAGGTGAACAGATCGACGGATCCGGACGGCGCCCACCCTCGCGCCGCGACGACCCGTCACGACGAGCCCGAGCGCGGCGACCCCGCGCTCGTCGCGAGGAGCGTGCGATGACGATCCTGACCGGGGCGCCCACCGCCCACGAGTCTGCCGGGTGCGAGCCCGACTACGTGCAGCTGCTGACGCCCGAGGGCCAGCGTGTGGAGCACGACGACTACCACTTCGACGGCGACGACGACCTCGTGCGCACCTTCTACCGCGACATGGTCCTGGCCCGTCGCGTCGACACCGAGGCCACCGCCCTGCAGCGCCACGGCGAGCTCGGCATCTGGGCCCAGCTGCTGGGCCAGGAGGCCGCCCAGATCGGGGCGGGTCACGGGTCGCGCCCCCAGGACTTCATCTTCCCGACCTACCGCGAGCACGGTGTCGCCCTGGTCCGCGGCCTCGACCCGGGCCGGTTGCTGGGCCTCTTCCGCGGGGTCGACCACGGCGGCTGGGACCCCGCGGAGCACAACTTCGGTCTCTACACGATCGTGATCGGCGCCCAGACGCTCCACGCGACGGGCTACGCGATGGGCCTCTCCGCCGACGGTCTCGTCGGGTCCGGCGACGTCACCCGCGACGCCTGCACGATCGCGCACTTCGGTGACGGCGCCTCCAGCCAGGGCGACGTGATGGAGTCGTTCGTCTTCGCCGCGACGTACGACGCCCCCGTCGTCTTCTTCTGCCAGAACAACCAGTGGGCGATCTCGGCACCCATCGAGCGCCAGTCGCGCACGCCCCTGCACTGGCGGGCGCCCGCCTTCGGCTTCCCGGGCGTGCGCGTCGACGGCAACGACGTGCTCGCGACGTACGCCGTGACCCGCGCCGCGACCGACCGCGCCCGCGCGGGGGAGGGCCCGACGCTCATCGAGGCCTACACCTACCGGATGGGCGCGCACACCACGACGGACGACCCGACGCGCTACCGGTCCGGGGCCGACGTCGACGCCTGGCGGCGCAAGGACCCGATCGCCCGCGTGCTGGCCTACCTGCGCTCCCGCGACGCCGTCGACGACGCGTTCGTCGCTGCGCTGGAGGCCGAGGCCGACGACCTCGGCGCCGACCTGCGGCACCGGTGCCGCACGATGCCCGACCCGAGCCCGCTCGCGATGTTCGACCACGTGTACGCCGAGGCCTCGCCCGAGGTGGAGGCCCAGCGGGAGGGGTACGCCGCGTACCTCGCCCAGTTCGAGCTGACCGGTGCGGAGGGGGACCGATGAGCAAGGTGACGCTGGCGAAGGCGCTGAACGCCGGTCTGCGGACCGCGATGGAGCAGGACGACAAGGTCGTGCTGATGGGGGAGGACGTCGGCCGGCTCGGGGGCGTCTTCCGCATCACCGACGGCCTGCAGAAGGACTTCGGCGAGCGCCGGGTCATGGACTCGCCCCTCGCGGAGTCGGGGATCGTCGGCACCGCGATCGGCATGGCCATGCGCGGCTACCGGCCCGTGGTGGAGATCCAGTTCGACGGGTTCGTCTACCCGGCCTACGACCAGATCGTCACCCAGCTGGCGAAGATGTCCTACCGCTCGCAGGGCAAGGTGCGCCTGCCCGTCGTCATCCGCATCCCGTTCGGCGGCGGCATCGGCGCGGTCGAGCACCACTCGGAGAGCCCCGAGGCGCAGTTCGCCCACACGCCCGGCCTCAAGGTCGTGGCCTGCTCCAACCCGGTGGACGGCTACTGGATGATCCAGCAGGCGATCGCGTGCGACGACCCGGTCATCTTCCTCGAGCCCAAGCGGCAGTACCACGGCGACAAGGCCGAGCTCGACCTCGACGCCACGCCCGACCCGCTCTTCACCTCGACGGTCGTCCGGCGCGGCGACGACGTCACCCTCGTGGCCTACGGGCCCATGGTGCGCACGGCGCTCGCCGTCGCGGAGGCCGCCGTCGCCGACGGCCGCTCGGTGGAGGTCGTCGACCTGCGCAGCCTCTCGCCGCTCGACCTCGGCCCGGTCGTGGAGTCCGCGCGCCGCACGGGGCGGGTCGTCGTCGCCCACGAGGCGCACGTGAACCTCGGCATGGGGGCGGAGGTCGCGGCCCGTGTCACGGAGGAGTGCTTCTTCTCGCTCGAGGCGCCGGTGCTGCGCGTCGGCGGGTTCGACACGCCCTACCCGGCGGCCCGCAACGAGCACCACTTCCTGCCCGACCTCGACCGCGTCGTCGACACCGTCGACCGCGCCTTCACCTTCTGAGGAGGGACATGCCCGAGTTCAAGCTGCCCGACGTCGGCGAGGGCCTGACCGAGGCGGAGGTCGTGGCCTGGCACGTCGAGGTCGGCGACGTCGTCGAGGTGAATGACCCCATCGTCGACATCGAGACCGCCAAGTCGGTCGTCGAGCTGCCGTCCCCGTTCGCGGGAGAGGTGACCGCGTTGCTCGTCGACATCGGCGTGACTGTCGAGGTGGGCACACCGATCATCCGGATCGGGGAATCGGCGGCTGCCCCTGCTGCTGCCCTTGCTGCTGCGCCCGTTCCTGAGCCGGAGCCCGAGCCGGCGCCTGCCCCTGAGCCGGCGCCGGCGCCCGTCGAGGAGGAGCACAAGACGCTCGTCGGCTACGGGCCGCGTGCCGCCGGCACCATGCGTCGTCCCAGGCGGGCGACGGGGTCCATGGCGGTGGCCGCCGCCTCTGTCGGTGTGCTCGCCAAGCCGCCCGTGCGCAAGCTGGCGGCCGACCTCGGCGTCGACCTGGCGACGGTGCCGCCGACCGGTCCGCACGGCACCGTGTCGCGTGAGGACGTCGAGCGCGCGGCGGCGCCCGCTCCCGCTCCGGCTGCGGTGGCACCCGTCGAGGTCTCCGGGACCGAGCGCCGCCAGCCCGTCAAGGGCCTCGGCAAGGCGATGGCGCAGGCGATGGTCGCCTCGGCGTTCACCGCGCCCCACGTGACGATCTGGACGACGGTCGACGCCACCGCCACGACGCGCCTCCTCGACGGGTTGCGCGGGCGCGCGCCGTACGCCGGCCTGCGGCTCTCGCCCCTCGTCGTCGCCGCCCGGGCGGTGACGCTCGCGCTGCGGCGCTCGCCGCTGCTCAACGCGCGGTACGACGCGGGCACCGCCCCGGACGGCGGTGACGAGGTCGTGCTGCGCGACGAGGTCAACCTCGGGATCGCGGCGGCCACGCCGCGGGGGCTGGTGGTGCCGAACGTGAAGGGCGCGGAGCGGATGTCCCTCGCCGAGCTCGCCGGGGCCGTCGGCGAGCTGACCGCGACGGCGCGGGAGGGCCGCACGGCGCCGGCCGACCAGGCGGGCGGCACGTTCACCATCACCAACGTCGGCCCGCTCGGGATGGAGGGTGGCACGCCGATCATCAACCCGGGCGAGTCCGCGATCCTCTGCCTCGGTGCGGTGCAGCGCCGTCCGTGGGTCGTGGGCGAGGGCGCCGAGGAGCGCCTCGAGGCGCGCGACGTGGTGACGCTGACGCTGAGCTTCGACCACCGTCACATCGACGGCGCGACGGGCGCGGCGTTCCTCCACGACGTCGCCCAGGTGCTCGCCGACCCGGTGAACGCGCTGCTGGTCTGACCCCCCACCCGGGACGTCATGCGCTCCGGCGGTCGGGGCGACCGGCGCGCATGACGTCCCGCAGGGGGTGGCGGGATCAGCCGGCCTGCTCCTCCGCGGGACGGATCACGCAGAACTCGTTGCCGGCGGGATCGGCCAGCACGACCCAGCCCTTGCCGTCCGGCTGGCGCAGGTCGTCGACCACCGTGGCGCCGAGCGCGAGCACCCGCTCGACCTCGGCGTCGCGGCTCGCGCCGACCCGCGTCGGGTCGACCTCCGGCGGGGCCAGGCAGAGGTGGAGGCGGTTCTTGACGACCTTGCCCTCGGGCACGCGGAGGAAGAGCAGTGCCTGTCCCGACGGCAGGTCGAGGCCGACCTCGTCGTCACCGGGCGCGTCGTCGGAGGCGAGGGGGATCCCGAGCACCTCGCCCCAGAAGGTGCCGAGGGCGTGGGGGTCGGCGCAGTCGATGCAGATGTTCACGATGGCCAGGCTCATCCCTGCACCGTCCCACGGCGGGGCAAGGCGGCGCGCGGCACTTTCCCCGGTCGACCGGGGAACACGCCACTTTGACCATCTACATTGATGGTCAAAGCGACACTTTCCCCGGTCGACCGGGGAAAGTTGTCGACTCCTGTGACTCGCCCCGGGGCCTAGAAGGCGTACCGCCGGGAGCGCTGCGCCACCGAGCCCGCCCCGGCGACCAGCAGGCGCGACAGCTCGTGCTCGAGCACCCCGCCGACGCGCGCGCAGAACGCCTCGGGCTCGTCGGCGGCGTCGGGCAGCTCGGGCACGACGACGTCGACGACGCCGCGGGCCGCGAGGTCGAGGGCGCGCACCTGCTGGGCGCGGGCCATGTCGGCGGCGTGGTCGAGGTCGCGGTGCACGATCGCGCTGGCGCCCTCGGGCGGCAGCGGCGAGAGCCAGGCGTGCTGCGCGGCGACGACCCGGTCGGCGGGCAGGAGCGCGAGCGCCCCGCCGCCGTTGCCCTCGCCGAGCATGAGGCACAGCGTGGGCGCGTCGAGGGTGACGAGGTCGGCGAGGCAGCGGGCGATCTCGCCGGCGAGACCGCCGTTCTCCGCGTCGGCCGAGAGCGCGGCGCCCTGCGTGTCGATGACGGTCATCAGCGGCAGCTTGAGGTCGGAGGCGAGCCGCATCCCGCGGCGGGCCTCCCGCAGCGCCTCGGGTCCCATCGGGTGCTCCCGGGTCTGTCCCCGCCGGTCCTGGCCGAGGAAGACGCAGGGCGCGTCGCCGAAGCGCGCCAGCGCGATGATGAGGCCCGGGTCGGCCTCACCCTCGCCGGTGCCGTTGAGCAGGACGACGTCGCTCGCGGCGTACTTGAGCAGGCGCCGCACCCCCGGGCGCTCCGGGTTGCGGGAGCGCGTCACGGCGTCCCAGGTGTCGACGTCGGGGACGGGGGCGAGCTCGGGGGGCGGGACCGTGCCGACGCCCCGGCGGCGGGCGAGCAGGATCGTGAGGGCCCGGTCGACGATGTCGACGATGTCCTCGGGCGCGACGACGGCGTCGATGATGCCGCGGGCGTAGAGGTTCTCCGACGTCTGCACGCCCTCGGGGAACGGCTGGCCGTAGAGCGCCTCGTAGACCCGCGGCCCGAGGAACCCGACGAGCGCGCGCGGCTCGGCGACGGTCACGTGGCCCAGCGAGCCCCACGACGCCATGACGCCGCCGGTCGTGGGGTGGCGGAGGTAGACCAGGTAGGGCAGCCCGGCCTTCTTGTGCGTCGCCACGGCCGCCGAGATCCGCACCATCTGCACGAACGCCGGCGTGCCCTCCTGCATGCGCGTGCCGCCCGACACCGGAGCCGCCAGCAGCGGGAGCCCCTCGGCGGTGGCGCGCTCGACCGCGGCGACCACCCGGTCCGCGGCCGCCCGTCCGATCGAGCCCGCGAGGAACCGGAACTCGCCGAGCATGACCGCGACACGCCGTCCGCGGATCAGGCCCTCGCCCGTCACGACGGACTCGTCCGTGCCGGCCTTCTCGGCCGCGGCGGCGAGCTCCGCGGCGTACCCCTCCGACAGCCCCGTGCGGTCCGGGGGCGTGTCCCAGGAACGCCACGTGCCGGCGTCGATGACGAGGTCGACGAGGTCGTGGGAGGTCAGGCGCGTGCTCACGCCCCGACGCTAGCGCGGGGCCCGGTGCCGGGGGAGGGGTACGGCGCGGGTCTGCCCACCCGGACGGGTGACCCCGTTGGGGTGAGGCAGCTACAACCTCTGGCATGGACCTCGGCATCGCAGGACGCACTGCTCTCGTCACCGGCGGCGACTCCGGTATCGGCTGGCACACCGCCCGCATCCTCCTCGCGGAGGGCGCCACGGTGGTGCTCAGCGACAAGGACCCCGACTCCCTCGCGGAGGCGGCGGCCAAGCTCGACGCACCGGAGGGACGGCTCCACCACGTGGCCGCCGACCTCACCACCGACGCGGCGGCGCTCGAGCTGCGCGACGCCGTGCTCGAGCTCGTGCCCACGATCGACGTGCTCGTGCACGCGGCCGGGGTCACCGGCGCGCAGGGCCTGTTCCACGAGATCGACGACGACGGCTGGGTCGACACCCTCACCATCGACCTGCTCGCCCCGGTCCGCATCACGCGGGCGTTCCTGCCTGCGCTGCGGGACGGCGGCTGGGGCCGCATCGTCTACCTGACCAGCGAGGACGCGCTGCAGCCGTACGACGACGAGCTGCCCTACTGCGCCGCCAAGGCCGGCGTGCTGGCGTTCGCGAAGGGGCTCTCGCGCTCGTACGCCGCGGAGGGCCTCCTCGTGAACTGCGTGTCGCCCGCGTTCATCTCGACGCCGATGACTGACGCGATGATGGAGAAGCGGTCGGACGAGCTCGGCGTGTCGTTCGACGAGGCCATCGAGAGCTTCCTCGACGAGGAGCGGCCCTACATGGAGCTCGGCCGGCGCGGGAAGCCGGAGGAGGTGGCCAACGTGGTCGCGTTCCTCTGCTCCGACCTGGCGTCGTTCGTCAACGGGTCCAACTACCGCGTCGACTCGGGGTCGGTCGCGACGATCTGAGGTCTCCTCAGGCCAGCGGCCCGGGGGCCGGCTCGGGCCGGCTCGGGTCGGGTCGGCTCGGGTCGGGTCGGCTTGGGAAAAGAAAACGCGGACCGGCTCAGCCCCCGCGCTCGACCGGTGAGGGAGAACGCGGACCGCAGGCCCCGACACGCCGGGCGGCTTCAGGTGGTCGGTGCAACGTTGAGTAGTTGTTGGAGCCTATCGGCGGGGGTGTCCCAGTTGAGGGTTTGGCGGGGGCGGATGTTGAGGAGGCGTTCGGTCTCGGTGATGTCGGCGTCGCTGACGTGGTTGAAGTCGGTGCCCTTGGGGTGGATGTCGCGCACGAGTCCGTTGGTGTTCTCGTTGGTGCCGCGTTGCCAGGGGCTGTGGGGGTCGGCGAAGTAGACGGGGCATCCGGTGGCCAGGGTGAAGGTGGTGTGCGCGGCCATCTCGCTGCCCTGGTCCCAGGTCAGCGAGCGGCGCAACGACTCGGGCAGGTTGGTCATCATCGTGACCAGGGCAGCTGCGACGGTGGTGGCGTCGTGGGTCAGCGGCAGCCGTCGGATCAGGGCGTAGCGGGTCGAGCGTTCGACCAGGGTGATCAACGCCGAACGCCCGCCGGCGCCGATGACGAGGTCGCCCTCCCAGTGCCCGGGTACGGCGCGGTCGGCGGCTTCGGGTGGGCGGTGGCTGATGTGGGCCTCGGCACCGATCCAGGACCGGTTGGACCGTGGGGGCAGCGCCGAGCGGGGCCGACGGCTGGTGCGGCCGCTGCGCAACGCTTTCTCGACCTTCAGCTCCTCACGCAGCGATCCCTTGCCCTGCACGTAGAGCGCTTGGTAGATCGTCTCGTGGCTCACCTGCATATCGTCGCGCCCCGGATAGCACCGCCGCAGATCCTGGCTGACCTGCACGGGTGAGAACCGGTTGTTCAACCGGACCAGCACCGCTGCGCGCAGCACCTCACCGGCACCCCCATCCACACCCGCATCCACACCCGCATCCACGCCGGTGTCTGCACGAACTGCGAGCTTGGACGGGCGGGGCCGGGGCCGGCGCTGCTCGGTCATCACCTGCGCTGCAGCAGCGTGGTAGCGACCCAGGCGGGTGTTGCGGGCCAGTTCGCGTCCCACCGTGCTGCGGTGCACCCCGAGCTCGGCAGCGATCCGTGCTGGACACCGTCCCTCGCTGCGACGGATCTGGATCAAGGCCCGCCCGGCCTGGCTCAACCGGCCGTGCTCATCGACCCAGTCACCGTCCAGCGGGGGTGGATGGGCACCGACAACACCGCCGTGGCGGCCCTTGCGCAGTCGCATGCCAGCGACTGTGGCCCATGAAGCCACCGTGTCTCGATCCCACCCCAGCAACTCGGACACCTGCTTCGCCGGGACCCCGGCCGCCAACAGCCCCAGACCCCGCGCACGCGCCGCTTCTTGATCCCGCAACACAACCCCCACAGCCGTGTTGCACCGACCACTAGAAACCGCCCCGAGTGCGGGGGCCCTCCGGTCCGCGTTTTCTTTCTCCGGGCAGACCCGGCCGCGCACTTTCCTCGCCCGGGCTCAAGCCAGCAACCCGGCTCGGCGCGCGAGCACGACGGCCTCGAGCCGCGTGCCAGCGCCGAGCTTGGCCATCACGTTCTTCACGTAGCCCTTGACCGTGTGCAGCGTCAGGCCGAGCTCCTCGGCGATGCGGGCGTTGCTCGACCCCAGGGCGACGAGGGCGAGCACGTCCCGCTCCCGCTCGGTCAGGTGCACGTGGGCGAGGGCCTCGGCGGCGGCCGGTGCCTCGGGGGCCAGGTTGTCGGCCGCGCGCACGAGGGCGTCGCGGAGCAGCGGGTCGTCGAGGTCGGCGGCGAGGCGACGGAGGTCGGCGTACGTCGCGCGCACCCGTTCCCGCAGCGCCGCGGCCCCGTCGTCGCCGCCGGTGTCGAGGGCACGGGCCACTGCCAGCTCCTGCTCGAGGGCGCGGGCTTCCGCGGTCAGCACGTCGAGCGTGCGGCCCCCGAGGTCGCCGGGGGAGTGGAGCGCGCCGTACAGGACCGCGACGGGACGTCGGGCCACACACCACGGGCACGGCCGCCATCGCGTGGAGGCCCTCGGCGGCGATGATCGCGTCGTACCGGTGGGAGATGGAGCGGCTGCTCAGGTAGTCGGTGAACGCGTGCGCGCGCCCGAGCGCGAGGACGCGGCCGCCGAGGCCGTGGCCCGGTTGCAGCGTCGTGCCGGCGAGGCGTCCGACCGTGCGGCCCTCGAACCGGTCGAGGGTGACCCGGTCCTCCACCACGGAGCCGGCGAACGCGAGCGAGACGGCGGCGCCGCGGCGTACCCGCCCCAGCGTCTCGTCGAGCGCACGACCGCTCATCGGACCTCCTCCGGACCCCTCCTCGGAGGGTGGTGGGACGGGACGAGCGCCCGCACCATGTGACCTCCGTGACACACCGAACGTCATTCTAGGAGGATCCGTGACCGCCGTCGCCGCCGATCGCGTCGTTGAGGAGCTGGAGAGCTGGCTGGACGCGTACGCCGCCCCCGACGCCTGCGCCGCCACCCTGCTCAACGACGGCCACGCCCCGGACGCCGTGGCCTTCCGCCTCCTCGACGCGGGCTACGGCGAGCGCGTGCTCACCCACGGCGAGCTGCGCGACCTGT containing:
- a CDS encoding BCCT family transporter; the protein is MSDTPSTADAPPSRRRLQSVRPTVFWPALAILAVVVVVSIAFPERTGDAFSAAQEEVIGVFGWYYSLIVTGFVIFAIWVAVGRFGDIRLGPDDEGAEYGFLVWFSMLFAAGMGIGLVFWGAAEPLNFYTSPKPGVEGDDVELAHAAMSQTFLHWGLHAWAIYVVVGLALAYAIHRKGRSVSLRWVLEPLLGDRVKGGLGDAIDVVAIVGTIAGVATSLGLGVSQIGAGLESLGVVDEAGTPLLVLLIVLISVAATASVVSGLDKGIKWLSNINLGMAGIFVVALLLLGPTLFVLRSFVENVGEYLFTIVPNSFDTSAFFGEEGQEWQGLWTTFYWGWWMSWAPFVGVFIARISRGRTVREFVAGVLLVPTTVSAIWFSILGGSAIYREKFGDGGLLDADGSVTSESVLFRLVGDLPGGTLLSGLAIVLVAIFFVTSSDSGSLVVDMLASGGDTDPPRWSRVLWCVIEALVAIGLLVAGGLGALQTGAILTALPFSVIMVAMCVALYKAFKAEYTEIRRLDLKARRKVLADEVGETVTSDLVANFEDHFGDQVDQRIDERVEDKLGMTGEIPVVSAESDSRR
- a CDS encoding SDR family NAD(P)-dependent oxidoreductase → MDLGIAGRTALVTGGDSGIGWHTARILLAEGATVVLSDKDPDSLAEAAAKLDAPEGRLHHVAADLTTDAAALELRDAVLELVPTIDVLVHAAGVTGAQGLFHEIDDDGWVDTLTIDLLAPVRITRAFLPALRDGGWGRIVYLTSEDALQPYDDELPYCAAKAGVLAFAKGLSRSYAAEGLLVNCVSPAFISTPMTDAMMEKRSDELGVSFDEAIESFLDEERPYMELGRRGKPEEVANVVAFLCSDLASFVNGSNYRVDSGSVATI
- a CDS encoding alpha-ketoacid dehydrogenase subunit beta: MSKVTLAKALNAGLRTAMEQDDKVVLMGEDVGRLGGVFRITDGLQKDFGERRVMDSPLAESGIVGTAIGMAMRGYRPVVEIQFDGFVYPAYDQIVTQLAKMSYRSQGKVRLPVVIRIPFGGGIGAVEHHSESPEAQFAHTPGLKVVACSNPVDGYWMIQQAIACDDPVIFLEPKRQYHGDKAELDLDATPDPLFTSTVVRRGDDVTLVAYGPMVRTALAVAEAAVADGRSVEVVDLRSLSPLDLGPVVESARRTGRVVVAHEAHVNLGMGAEVAARVTEECFFSLEAPVLRVGGFDTPYPAARNEHHFLPDLDRVVDTVDRAFTF
- a CDS encoding dihydrolipoamide acetyltransferase family protein codes for the protein MPEFKLPDVGEGLTEAEVVAWHVEVGDVVEVNDPIVDIETAKSVVELPSPFAGEVTALLVDIGVTVEVGTPIIRIGESAAAPAAALAAAPVPEPEPEPAPAPEPAPAPVEEEHKTLVGYGPRAAGTMRRPRRATGSMAVAAASVGVLAKPPVRKLAADLGVDLATVPPTGPHGTVSREDVERAAAPAPAPAAVAPVEVSGTERRQPVKGLGKAMAQAMVASAFTAPHVTIWTTVDATATTRLLDGLRGRAPYAGLRLSPLVVAARAVTLALRRSPLLNARYDAGTAPDGGDEVVLRDEVNLGIAAATPRGLVVPNVKGAERMSLAELAGAVGELTATAREGRTAPADQAGGTFTITNVGPLGMEGGTPIINPGESAILCLGAVQRRPWVVGEGAEERLEARDVVTLTLSFDHRHIDGATGAAFLHDVAQVLADPVNALLV
- a CDS encoding carboxyl transferase domain-containing protein, translating into MSTRLTSHDLVDLVIDAGTWRSWDTPPDRTGLSEGYAAELAAAAEKAGTDESVVTGEGLIRGRRVAVMLGEFRFLAGSIGRAAADRVVAAVERATAEGLPLLAAPVSGGTRMQEGTPAFVQMVRISAAVATHKKAGLPYLVYLRHPTTGGVMASWGSLGHVTVAEPRALVGFLGPRVYEALYGQPFPEGVQTSENLYARGIIDAVVAPEDIVDIVDRALTILLARRRGVGTVPPPELAPVPDVDTWDAVTRSRNPERPGVRRLLKYAASDVVLLNGTGEGEADPGLIIALARFGDAPCVFLGQDRRGQTREHPMGPEALREARRGMRLASDLKLPLMTVIDTQGAALSADAENGGLAGEIARCLADLVTLDAPTLCLMLGEGNGGGALALLPADRVVAAQHAWLSPLPPEGASAIVHRDLDHAADMARAQQVRALDLAARGVVDVVVPELPDAADEPEAFCARVGGVLEHELSRLLVAGAGSVAQRSRRYAF
- the pdhA gene encoding pyruvate dehydrogenase (acetyl-transferring) E1 component subunit alpha, which encodes MTILTGAPTAHESAGCEPDYVQLLTPEGQRVEHDDYHFDGDDDLVRTFYRDMVLARRVDTEATALQRHGELGIWAQLLGQEAAQIGAGHGSRPQDFIFPTYREHGVALVRGLDPGRLLGLFRGVDHGGWDPAEHNFGLYTIVIGAQTLHATGYAMGLSADGLVGSGDVTRDACTIAHFGDGASSQGDVMESFVFAATYDAPVVFFCQNNQWAISAPIERQSRTPLHWRAPAFGFPGVRVDGNDVLATYAVTRAATDRARAGEGPTLIEAYTYRMGAHTTTDDPTRYRSGADVDAWRRKDPIARVLAYLRSRDAVDDAFVAALEAEADDLGADLRHRCRTMPDPSPLAMFDHVYAEASPEVEAQREGYAAYLAQFELTGAEGDR
- a CDS encoding VOC family protein translates to MSLAIVNICIDCADPHALGTFWGEVLGIPLASDDAPGDDEVGLDLPSGQALLFLRVPEGKVVKNRLHLCLAPPEVDPTRVGASRDAEVERVLALGATVVDDLRQPDGKGWVVLADPAGNEFCVIRPAEEQAG